The Vicinamibacteria bacterium DNA segment GCGCTGCCGCAGCTCCCGCTGGCGGAGCGGTTGCCGTGCTTGGCCACGGGCACCCCGCAGGCGGCCACCACCAGGGAGGCGACGGTCGAGATGTTGAAGGTGCCCGCGCCGTCGCCCCCCGTTCCGCATGTGTCCAGAGCACCCGCGGCGAGGATGGGCAGCGCGCGGTCGCGCATGGCGCGCGCGAACCCCACCACCTCGTCCTCGGTCTCCCCCCGCGCGGCCAGCCCTGCGAGGAGGGCCCCGATCTGGGCGGGGGTGGCCTCCCCATCCATGATGGTGGCCATGGCTGCCCCCGCTTCCCCCTCCGAGAGCCGCTCCCCGCGCGCGACCTTGGCCAGGTGGCGCCCGATGCTGACCCGGGCCCCCACGCCCAGGAAGTTGCGCAGGAGGTCCTTGCCGGCCGCGGTCAGGATGCTCTCCGGATGGAACTGCACGCCCTCCAGGGGGAGCTGGCGGTGGCGCAAGCCCATGACCACCCCCCCGTCGGCCCAGGCTGACACCTCCAGGCAATCGGGCACGCTGTCCGGGGCCACGACCAGCGAGTGGTAGCGCGTGGCGGTGAGGGGGTTGGGCAGGTCGGTAAAGAGGGTCCGCCCGTCGTGGCGGACCTCCGACGTCTTGCCGTGCATGAGCTTGGGCGCGCGGACCACGCGGCCACCGAAGGCCTGACCCAGGGCCTGATGGCCGAGGCAGACCCCCAGGAGGGGCACCCGGATCCGCCGGATGAGCTCCAGGCTCATGCCGGCCTGGTCCGGCGTTCCCGGCCCGGGCGAGATCACGACCTTCTCGGGGCGCAGGGCCAGAGCCTCCTCCGCGCTCAGGGCGTCGTTGCGGATGACCCGAACCTCCGCCCCCAGCTCGCCGAGGTACTGGTAGAGGTTGTAGGTGAACGAGTCGTAGTTGTCGATGAGCAGGATCATGGGAGCCCCCCCGCGCGGCCCAGGGCCTCGAACATGGCCCCCGCCTTGGCCTCCGTCTCCCGCTCCTCCGCCCCGGGGTCGGAGTCGGCCACGATGCCGGCCCCCGCTTGCAGGGTGGCCCGGCCTTCCCGGAAGACG contains these protein-coding regions:
- a CDS encoding bifunctional anthranilate synthase component II/anthranilate phosphoribosyltransferase, which gives rise to MILLIDNYDSFTYNLYQYLGELGAEVRVIRNDALSAEEALALRPEKVVISPGPGTPDQAGMSLELIRRIRVPLLGVCLGHQALGQAFGGRVVRAPKLMHGKTSEVRHDGRTLFTDLPNPLTATRYHSLVVAPDSVPDCLEVSAWADGGVVMGLRHRQLPLEGVQFHPESILTAAGKDLLRNFLGVGARVSIGRHLAKVARGERLSEGEAGAAMATIMDGEATPAQIGALLAGLAARGETEDEVVGFARAMRDRALPILAAGALDTCGTGGDGAGTFNISTVASLVVAACGVPVAKHGNRSASGSCGSADVLEALGVRIDAPRAAVQRSLDEAGWAFLFAPGFHAATRHAVGPRKELGVRTAFNLLGPLTNPARPTAQVVGVPRPELTEFMARCLQRMGVGRAWVVHGSGLDELTLAGPTTVTALEAEGLRTFRVAPEDAGLARGDAESLRGGDPRASAAIAREVLAGVRGPRRDVVLLNAAAALLVAGRAADLREGVRQAAEAIDAGRAAALLDRVGEISRS